One Branchiostoma floridae strain S238N-H82 chromosome 15, Bfl_VNyyK, whole genome shotgun sequence DNA window includes the following coding sequences:
- the LOC118431689 gene encoding inactive tyrosine-protein kinase transmembrane receptor ROR1-like isoform X1 translates to MAGAVRPFSGSQGLGSSPAAPTDLLADPTGLPPAAATDHPTSRIGGQLYLQLVEPMHNVTIGMGDRAVLRCKVEGVPAPNFRWYKNDAPLTSERRRIQIRNYSWGSRLRIKKVDTHDTGYYRCVATNGQDRVSTQAILYVRYMAANPSGSLRLVQPMNNETVQVGNRASLNCKVEGLPTPVFRWYRNDAPLSAEKNLRIDIRNYEWGSRLRIRHVETQDTGYYRCVASTEHQSIATTGILYVKYMDDSHTPAMSDRDMGGYCQQYRGAACRKFIGNATIYMDTLRAQGIIENQLTAAFTVIGTSSDLTKRCADYAIPSLCHYAFKYCDAHFPYPQPRQLCRDECEILENDICRTEYILAKTHHLIGEWILPDCSELPLIGTPESSNCIRIGIPTMNHINRSHTCYEGKGSGYRGTVAVTKSGIPCQAWNKETPHVHFLRASQFPELAGGHNYCRNPGNEMDAPFCFTTDEGTRAEECDIPKCVRYLPGRLNRLNNVTVPEGGSATFVCTVRRVDGVPTPAFSWYKNDVPVFESLNPRVQMRHYRWESRLVLQHVITDDTGYYRCVANNGVEAVGTTGVLFVKYGYADSEMPEGGTDQIMSLIIILVPSISVPLIIALIFFIYCTCRRHGDAHGNGTHVMKGTASETIPLQNLFAKHVPRCPQFPIGAVRFLTELGEGAFGKVYKGELVVTGSGEDAKKILVAIKTLKENATLKTQHDFHREVDMLADLRHQNIVCLLGVVMRDQPMCMLFEYMRYGDLHEFLVMRSPHSDVGGSSDDAGSHSSLDHTDFLCIANQIAGGMDYLASKHFCHRDLAARNCLVGDNLLIKISDFGLSRDIYSSDYYRVQSKSLLPVRWMPPEAIMYGKFSTDSDVWSFGVVLWEIFSYGLQPYYGYSNQEVIEMIRSRQLLPCPDNCPARMYSLMLECWNEIPARRPSFNQIHTRLRAWEGMAHSGSHSSGSNHSNANVQGAPSSASQSPVHTPKHFPNPPFNPPSSQSAFNPPYHRHTPPIPNGYPPHSTPANGMVHNGGVPNGSIPNGGYHGNGKVGNGIHKLPPGVLQSDA, encoded by the exons GTTCTCAGGGTTTGGGGTCGTCCCCAGCAGCACCGACAGACTTGTTAGCGGATCCAACAGG GTTGCCCCCAGCAGCAGCCACAGATCACCCCACCAGCAGGATAGGTGGACAAT TGTACCTGCAGCTAGTCGAGCCCATGCACAACGTGACGATAGGAATGGGCGACCGCGCCGTGCTGCGCTGTAAAGTCGAGGGGGTTCCGGCGCCGAACTTCCGCTGGTACAAAAACGACGCGCCGCTGACCTCTGAGCGACGGAGGATACAGATCCGGAACTACAGCTGGGGGTCAAGGTTACGGATTAAGAAGGTCGACACGCACGACACGGGTTACTACCGCTGTGTCGCCACCAACGGGCAGGACAGGGTCTCCACACAGGCCATACTCTACGTCAGATACATGGCAG CAAACCCCTCCGGATCGCTGCGGTTGGTACAGCCCATGAACAATGAGACGGTCCAAGTGGGGAACAGGGCCAGTCTCAATTGCAAAGTAGAGGGGCTGCCCACCCCCGTCTTTAGATGGTACCGAAACGATGCCCCTCTCTCCGCCGAAAAAAACTTGCGGATAGACATTAGAAATTATGAGTGGGGCTCGCGGCTGAGAATAAGGCATGTGGAAACGCAGGACACTGGGTATTACCGCTGTGTGGCCAGCACCGAGCACCAGTCCATAGCAACTACCGGTATTCTCTATGTAAAGTACATGGACG ATTCCCACACGCCTGCCATGTCAGACAGGGACAT ggGTGGTTACTGCCAGCAGTACCGCGGAGCTGCCTGTCGCAAGTTCATCGGGAACGCAACGATTTACATGGACACTCTCCGGGCGCAGG GCATCATCGAGAACCAGCTGACGGCAGCGTTCACGGTGATCGGCACCTCGAGCGACCTGACGAAGCGGTGCGCGGACTACGCCATCCCCTCGCTGTGCCACTACGCCTTCAAGTACTGCGACGCGCACTTCCCGTACCCGCAGCCGCGCCAGCTGTGCCGCGACGAGTGCGAGATCCTGGAGAACGACATCTGCAGGACGGAGTACATCTTGGCCAAGACGCACCACCTCATCGGCGAGTGGATCCTTCCCGACTGCTCCGAGCTGCCGCTCATCGGGACTCCCGAGTCTTCTAACTGCATCCGCATAGGGATTCCCACCATGAACCACATCAACCGCA GTCACACGTGTTACGAGGGGAAGGGCAGCGGTTACCGGGGAACGGTTGCCGTGACAAAGTCGGGGATTCCGTGCCAGGCGTGGAACAAGGAGACCCCCCACGTCCACTTCCTGCGGGCCTCGCAGTTCCCCGAGCTCGCCGGCGGCCACAACTACTGCCGTAACCCCGGCAACGAGATGGACGCGCCCTTCTGCTTCACCACGGACGAGGGGACGCGAGCCGAGGAGTGCGACATCCCCAAGTGTG TGCGTTACCTCCCCGGCCGGCTGAACCGGCTGAACAACGTGACGGTTCCGGAGGGCGGTTCGGCCACGTTTGTGTGCACGGTGCGCCGCGTGGACGGGGTCCCCACCCCCGCCTTTAGCTGGTACAAGAACGACGTTCCCGTGTTTGAGTCGCTAAACCCGCGGGTACAAATGAGACATTACAGGTGGGAATCGCGGCTGGTGCTCCAACACGTGATCACGGACGACACCGGATACTACCGGTGCGTGGCGAATAACGGCGTGGAGGCCGTCGGAACGACCGGGGTTCTGTTCGTGAAGTACGGTTACGCTGACAGCG AGATGCCGGAGGGCGGGACCGACCAGATCATGAGCCTGATCATCATCCTGGTACCCAGCATCTCCGTACCTCTCATCATCGCCCTCATCTTCTTCATCTACTGCACCTGCCGTCGCCATGGTGACGCCCATGGCAACGGAACACACGTGATGAAGGGCACGGCGAGCGAGACCATCCCGCTGCAGAACCTGTTCGCTAAGCACGTGCCGCGCTGCCCGCAGTTCCCGATCGGCGCGGTGCGCTTCCTCACCGAGCTGGGAGAGGGCGCTTTTGGCAAG GTGTACAAAGGTGAGCTGGTGGTCACGGGGTCAGGCGAGGACGCCAAGAAGATCCTGGTGGCCATCAAGACGCTGAAGGAGAACGCGACCTTGAAGACGCAGCACGATTTCCACCGCGAGGTCGACATGTTGGCTGACCTGCGTCACCAGAACATTGTGTGCCTGCTGGGGGTGGTGATGCGGGACCAGCCCATGTGCATGCTGTTCGAGTACATGCGCTACGGAGACTTACACGAGTTCCTGGTAATGCGATCCCCGCACTCCGACGTCGGGGGCAGCTCGGATGACGCGGGGTCGCACTCGTCGCTGGACCACACGGACTTCCTCTGCATCGCTAACCAGATCGCGGGCGGGATGGATTATCTCGCCTCCAAACACTTCTGCCACCGCGACCTGGCCGCACGAAACTGCCTCGTCGGCGACAACCTGCTCATCAAGATATCCGATTTCGGCCTCTCCCGTGATATCTACTCCTCGGATTACTACCGCGTGCAGTCCAAGTCGCTCCTGCCGGTTCGCTGGATGCCGCCGGAAGCCATCATGTACGGGAAGTTTTCCACGGACAGCGACGTTTGGTCGTTCGGCGTGGTTCTGTGGGAGATCTTCAGCTACGGACTCCAGCCGTACTACGGGTACAGCAACCAGGAGGTTATCGAGATGATCCGGTCGcgccagctgctgccgtgccccGACAACTGCCCGGCGCGGATGTACTCCCTGATGCTGGAGTGCTGGAACGAGATCCCGGCGCGCAGACCGAGCTTTAACCAGATCCACACCCGGTTACGGGCGTGGGAGGGCATGGCGCACTCCGGGAGCCACAGCAGCGGGAGCAACCACTCCAACGCCAACGTACAGGGGGCCCCCTCATCCGCCTCTCAATCCCCAGTACACACCCCCAAGCACTTCCCCAACCCCCCCTTCAACCCCCCCTCCTCCCAATCAGCCTTCAACCCCCCCTACCACAGACACACGCCCCCCATCCCCAACGGCTATCCCCCCCACAGTACCCCGGCAAATGGAATGGTCCACAATGGGGGGGTTCCAAATGGAAGCATTCCAAACGGCGGGTACCATGGTAACGGGAAGGTCGGCAACGGGATCCACAAACTTCCGCCGGGCGTGCTGCAAAGCGACGCCtga
- the LOC118431689 gene encoding inactive tyrosine-protein kinase transmembrane receptor ROR1-like isoform X5 — translation MAGAVRPFSGSQGLGSSPAAPTDLLADPTGLPPAAATDHPTSRIGGQLYLQLVEPMHNVTIGMGDRAVLRCKVEGVPAPNFRWYKNDAPLTSERRRIQIRNYSWGSRLRIKKVDTHDTGYYRCVATNGQDRVSTQAILYVRYMADSHTPAMSDRDMGGYCQQYRGAACRKFIGNATIYMDTLRAQGIIENQLTAAFTVIGTSSDLTKRCADYAIPSLCHYAFKYCDAHFPYPQPRQLCRDECEILENDICRTEYILAKTHHLIGEWILPDCSELPLIGTPESSNCIRIGIPTMNHINRSHTCYEGKGSGYRGTVAVTKSGIPCQAWNKETPHVHFLRASQFPELAGGHNYCRNPGNEMDAPFCFTTDEGTRAEECDIPKCVRYLPGRLNRLNNVTVPEGGSATFVCTVRRVDGVPTPAFSWYKNDVPVFESLNPRVQMRHYRWESRLVLQHVITDDTGYYRCVANNGVEAVGTTGVLFVKYGYADSEMPEGGTDQIMSLIIILVPSISVPLIIALIFFIYCTCRRHGDAHGNGTHVMKGTASETIPLQNLFAKHVPRCPQFPIGAVRFLTELGEGAFGKVYKGELVVTGSGEDAKKILVAIKTLKENATLKTQHDFHREVDMLADLRHQNIVCLLGVVMRDQPMCMLFEYMRYGDLHEFLVMRSPHSDVGGSSDDAGSHSSLDHTDFLCIANQIAGGMDYLASKHFCHRDLAARNCLVGDNLLIKISDFGLSRDIYSSDYYRVQSKSLLPVRWMPPEAIMYGKFSTDSDVWSFGVVLWEIFSYGLQPYYGYSNQEVIEMIRSRQLLPCPDNCPARMYSLMLECWNEIPARRPSFNQIHTRLRAWEGMAHSGSHSSGSNHSNANVQGAPSSASQSPVHTPKHFPNPPFNPPSSQSAFNPPYHRHTPPIPNGYPPHSTPANGMVHNGGVPNGSIPNGGYHGNGKVGNGIHKLPPGVLQSDA, via the exons GTTCTCAGGGTTTGGGGTCGTCCCCAGCAGCACCGACAGACTTGTTAGCGGATCCAACAGG GTTGCCCCCAGCAGCAGCCACAGATCACCCCACCAGCAGGATAGGTGGACAAT TGTACCTGCAGCTAGTCGAGCCCATGCACAACGTGACGATAGGAATGGGCGACCGCGCCGTGCTGCGCTGTAAAGTCGAGGGGGTTCCGGCGCCGAACTTCCGCTGGTACAAAAACGACGCGCCGCTGACCTCTGAGCGACGGAGGATACAGATCCGGAACTACAGCTGGGGGTCAAGGTTACGGATTAAGAAGGTCGACACGCACGACACGGGTTACTACCGCTGTGTCGCCACCAACGGGCAGGACAGGGTCTCCACACAGGCCATACTCTACGTCAGATACATGGCAG ATTCCCACACGCCTGCCATGTCAGACAGGGACAT ggGTGGTTACTGCCAGCAGTACCGCGGAGCTGCCTGTCGCAAGTTCATCGGGAACGCAACGATTTACATGGACACTCTCCGGGCGCAGG GCATCATCGAGAACCAGCTGACGGCAGCGTTCACGGTGATCGGCACCTCGAGCGACCTGACGAAGCGGTGCGCGGACTACGCCATCCCCTCGCTGTGCCACTACGCCTTCAAGTACTGCGACGCGCACTTCCCGTACCCGCAGCCGCGCCAGCTGTGCCGCGACGAGTGCGAGATCCTGGAGAACGACATCTGCAGGACGGAGTACATCTTGGCCAAGACGCACCACCTCATCGGCGAGTGGATCCTTCCCGACTGCTCCGAGCTGCCGCTCATCGGGACTCCCGAGTCTTCTAACTGCATCCGCATAGGGATTCCCACCATGAACCACATCAACCGCA GTCACACGTGTTACGAGGGGAAGGGCAGCGGTTACCGGGGAACGGTTGCCGTGACAAAGTCGGGGATTCCGTGCCAGGCGTGGAACAAGGAGACCCCCCACGTCCACTTCCTGCGGGCCTCGCAGTTCCCCGAGCTCGCCGGCGGCCACAACTACTGCCGTAACCCCGGCAACGAGATGGACGCGCCCTTCTGCTTCACCACGGACGAGGGGACGCGAGCCGAGGAGTGCGACATCCCCAAGTGTG TGCGTTACCTCCCCGGCCGGCTGAACCGGCTGAACAACGTGACGGTTCCGGAGGGCGGTTCGGCCACGTTTGTGTGCACGGTGCGCCGCGTGGACGGGGTCCCCACCCCCGCCTTTAGCTGGTACAAGAACGACGTTCCCGTGTTTGAGTCGCTAAACCCGCGGGTACAAATGAGACATTACAGGTGGGAATCGCGGCTGGTGCTCCAACACGTGATCACGGACGACACCGGATACTACCGGTGCGTGGCGAATAACGGCGTGGAGGCCGTCGGAACGACCGGGGTTCTGTTCGTGAAGTACGGTTACGCTGACAGCG AGATGCCGGAGGGCGGGACCGACCAGATCATGAGCCTGATCATCATCCTGGTACCCAGCATCTCCGTACCTCTCATCATCGCCCTCATCTTCTTCATCTACTGCACCTGCCGTCGCCATGGTGACGCCCATGGCAACGGAACACACGTGATGAAGGGCACGGCGAGCGAGACCATCCCGCTGCAGAACCTGTTCGCTAAGCACGTGCCGCGCTGCCCGCAGTTCCCGATCGGCGCGGTGCGCTTCCTCACCGAGCTGGGAGAGGGCGCTTTTGGCAAG GTGTACAAAGGTGAGCTGGTGGTCACGGGGTCAGGCGAGGACGCCAAGAAGATCCTGGTGGCCATCAAGACGCTGAAGGAGAACGCGACCTTGAAGACGCAGCACGATTTCCACCGCGAGGTCGACATGTTGGCTGACCTGCGTCACCAGAACATTGTGTGCCTGCTGGGGGTGGTGATGCGGGACCAGCCCATGTGCATGCTGTTCGAGTACATGCGCTACGGAGACTTACACGAGTTCCTGGTAATGCGATCCCCGCACTCCGACGTCGGGGGCAGCTCGGATGACGCGGGGTCGCACTCGTCGCTGGACCACACGGACTTCCTCTGCATCGCTAACCAGATCGCGGGCGGGATGGATTATCTCGCCTCCAAACACTTCTGCCACCGCGACCTGGCCGCACGAAACTGCCTCGTCGGCGACAACCTGCTCATCAAGATATCCGATTTCGGCCTCTCCCGTGATATCTACTCCTCGGATTACTACCGCGTGCAGTCCAAGTCGCTCCTGCCGGTTCGCTGGATGCCGCCGGAAGCCATCATGTACGGGAAGTTTTCCACGGACAGCGACGTTTGGTCGTTCGGCGTGGTTCTGTGGGAGATCTTCAGCTACGGACTCCAGCCGTACTACGGGTACAGCAACCAGGAGGTTATCGAGATGATCCGGTCGcgccagctgctgccgtgccccGACAACTGCCCGGCGCGGATGTACTCCCTGATGCTGGAGTGCTGGAACGAGATCCCGGCGCGCAGACCGAGCTTTAACCAGATCCACACCCGGTTACGGGCGTGGGAGGGCATGGCGCACTCCGGGAGCCACAGCAGCGGGAGCAACCACTCCAACGCCAACGTACAGGGGGCCCCCTCATCCGCCTCTCAATCCCCAGTACACACCCCCAAGCACTTCCCCAACCCCCCCTTCAACCCCCCCTCCTCCCAATCAGCCTTCAACCCCCCCTACCACAGACACACGCCCCCCATCCCCAACGGCTATCCCCCCCACAGTACCCCGGCAAATGGAATGGTCCACAATGGGGGGGTTCCAAATGGAAGCATTCCAAACGGCGGGTACCATGGTAACGGGAAGGTCGGCAACGGGATCCACAAACTTCCGCCGGGCGTGCTGCAAAGCGACGCCtga
- the LOC118431689 gene encoding inactive tyrosine-protein kinase transmembrane receptor ROR1-like isoform X6, whose protein sequence is MAGAVRPFSGSQGLGSSPAAPTDLLADPTGLPPAAATDHPTSRIGGQLYLQLVEPMHNVTIGMGDRAVLRCKVEGVPAPNFRWYKNDAPLTSERRRIQIRNYSWGSRLRIKKVDTHDTGYYRCVATNGQDRVSTQAILYVRYMAANPSGSLRLVQPMNNETVQVGNRASLNCKVEGLPTPVFRWYRNDAPLSAEKNLRIDIRNYEWGSRLRIRHVETQDTGYYRCVASTEHQSIATTGILYVKYMDDSHTPAMSDRDMGGYCQQYRGAACRKFIGNATIYMDTLRAQGIIENQLTAAFTVIGTSSDLTKRCADYAIPSLCHYAFKYCDAHFPYPQPRQLCRDECEILENDICRTEYILAKTHHLIGEWILPDCSELPLIGTPESSNCIRIGIPTMNHINRSHTCYEGKGSGYRGTVAVTKSGIPCQAWNKETPHVHFLRASQFPELAGGHNYCRNPGNEMDAPFCFTTDEGTRAEECDIPKCEMPEGGTDQIMSLIIILVPSISVPLIIALIFFIYCTCRRHGDAHGNGTHVMKGTASETIPLQNLFAKHVPRCPQFPIGAVRFLTELGEGAFGKVYKGELVVTGSGEDAKKILVAIKTLKENATLKTQHDFHREVDMLADLRHQNIVCLLGVVMRDQPMCMLFEYMRYGDLHEFLVMRSPHSDVGGSSDDAGSHSSLDHTDFLCIANQIAGGMDYLASKHFCHRDLAARNCLVGDNLLIKISDFGLSRDIYSSDYYRVQSKSLLPVRWMPPEAIMYGKFSTDSDVWSFGVVLWEIFSYGLQPYYGYSNQEVIEMIRSRQLLPCPDNCPARMYSLMLECWNEIPARRPSFNQIHTRLRAWEGMAHSGSHSSGSNHSNANVQGAPSSASQSPVHTPKHFPNPPFNPPSSQSAFNPPYHRHTPPIPNGYPPHSTPANGMVHNGGVPNGSIPNGGYHGNGKVGNGIHKLPPGVLQSDA, encoded by the exons GTTCTCAGGGTTTGGGGTCGTCCCCAGCAGCACCGACAGACTTGTTAGCGGATCCAACAGG GTTGCCCCCAGCAGCAGCCACAGATCACCCCACCAGCAGGATAGGTGGACAAT TGTACCTGCAGCTAGTCGAGCCCATGCACAACGTGACGATAGGAATGGGCGACCGCGCCGTGCTGCGCTGTAAAGTCGAGGGGGTTCCGGCGCCGAACTTCCGCTGGTACAAAAACGACGCGCCGCTGACCTCTGAGCGACGGAGGATACAGATCCGGAACTACAGCTGGGGGTCAAGGTTACGGATTAAGAAGGTCGACACGCACGACACGGGTTACTACCGCTGTGTCGCCACCAACGGGCAGGACAGGGTCTCCACACAGGCCATACTCTACGTCAGATACATGGCAG CAAACCCCTCCGGATCGCTGCGGTTGGTACAGCCCATGAACAATGAGACGGTCCAAGTGGGGAACAGGGCCAGTCTCAATTGCAAAGTAGAGGGGCTGCCCACCCCCGTCTTTAGATGGTACCGAAACGATGCCCCTCTCTCCGCCGAAAAAAACTTGCGGATAGACATTAGAAATTATGAGTGGGGCTCGCGGCTGAGAATAAGGCATGTGGAAACGCAGGACACTGGGTATTACCGCTGTGTGGCCAGCACCGAGCACCAGTCCATAGCAACTACCGGTATTCTCTATGTAAAGTACATGGACG ATTCCCACACGCCTGCCATGTCAGACAGGGACAT ggGTGGTTACTGCCAGCAGTACCGCGGAGCTGCCTGTCGCAAGTTCATCGGGAACGCAACGATTTACATGGACACTCTCCGGGCGCAGG GCATCATCGAGAACCAGCTGACGGCAGCGTTCACGGTGATCGGCACCTCGAGCGACCTGACGAAGCGGTGCGCGGACTACGCCATCCCCTCGCTGTGCCACTACGCCTTCAAGTACTGCGACGCGCACTTCCCGTACCCGCAGCCGCGCCAGCTGTGCCGCGACGAGTGCGAGATCCTGGAGAACGACATCTGCAGGACGGAGTACATCTTGGCCAAGACGCACCACCTCATCGGCGAGTGGATCCTTCCCGACTGCTCCGAGCTGCCGCTCATCGGGACTCCCGAGTCTTCTAACTGCATCCGCATAGGGATTCCCACCATGAACCACATCAACCGCA GTCACACGTGTTACGAGGGGAAGGGCAGCGGTTACCGGGGAACGGTTGCCGTGACAAAGTCGGGGATTCCGTGCCAGGCGTGGAACAAGGAGACCCCCCACGTCCACTTCCTGCGGGCCTCGCAGTTCCCCGAGCTCGCCGGCGGCCACAACTACTGCCGTAACCCCGGCAACGAGATGGACGCGCCCTTCTGCTTCACCACGGACGAGGGGACGCGAGCCGAGGAGTGCGACATCCCCAAGTGTG AGATGCCGGAGGGCGGGACCGACCAGATCATGAGCCTGATCATCATCCTGGTACCCAGCATCTCCGTACCTCTCATCATCGCCCTCATCTTCTTCATCTACTGCACCTGCCGTCGCCATGGTGACGCCCATGGCAACGGAACACACGTGATGAAGGGCACGGCGAGCGAGACCATCCCGCTGCAGAACCTGTTCGCTAAGCACGTGCCGCGCTGCCCGCAGTTCCCGATCGGCGCGGTGCGCTTCCTCACCGAGCTGGGAGAGGGCGCTTTTGGCAAG GTGTACAAAGGTGAGCTGGTGGTCACGGGGTCAGGCGAGGACGCCAAGAAGATCCTGGTGGCCATCAAGACGCTGAAGGAGAACGCGACCTTGAAGACGCAGCACGATTTCCACCGCGAGGTCGACATGTTGGCTGACCTGCGTCACCAGAACATTGTGTGCCTGCTGGGGGTGGTGATGCGGGACCAGCCCATGTGCATGCTGTTCGAGTACATGCGCTACGGAGACTTACACGAGTTCCTGGTAATGCGATCCCCGCACTCCGACGTCGGGGGCAGCTCGGATGACGCGGGGTCGCACTCGTCGCTGGACCACACGGACTTCCTCTGCATCGCTAACCAGATCGCGGGCGGGATGGATTATCTCGCCTCCAAACACTTCTGCCACCGCGACCTGGCCGCACGAAACTGCCTCGTCGGCGACAACCTGCTCATCAAGATATCCGATTTCGGCCTCTCCCGTGATATCTACTCCTCGGATTACTACCGCGTGCAGTCCAAGTCGCTCCTGCCGGTTCGCTGGATGCCGCCGGAAGCCATCATGTACGGGAAGTTTTCCACGGACAGCGACGTTTGGTCGTTCGGCGTGGTTCTGTGGGAGATCTTCAGCTACGGACTCCAGCCGTACTACGGGTACAGCAACCAGGAGGTTATCGAGATGATCCGGTCGcgccagctgctgccgtgccccGACAACTGCCCGGCGCGGATGTACTCCCTGATGCTGGAGTGCTGGAACGAGATCCCGGCGCGCAGACCGAGCTTTAACCAGATCCACACCCGGTTACGGGCGTGGGAGGGCATGGCGCACTCCGGGAGCCACAGCAGCGGGAGCAACCACTCCAACGCCAACGTACAGGGGGCCCCCTCATCCGCCTCTCAATCCCCAGTACACACCCCCAAGCACTTCCCCAACCCCCCCTTCAACCCCCCCTCCTCCCAATCAGCCTTCAACCCCCCCTACCACAGACACACGCCCCCCATCCCCAACGGCTATCCCCCCCACAGTACCCCGGCAAATGGAATGGTCCACAATGGGGGGGTTCCAAATGGAAGCATTCCAAACGGCGGGTACCATGGTAACGGGAAGGTCGGCAACGGGATCCACAAACTTCCGCCGGGCGTGCTGCAAAGCGACGCCtga